One Diospyros lotus cultivar Yz01 chromosome 1, ASM1463336v1, whole genome shotgun sequence genomic window carries:
- the LOC127807530 gene encoding uncharacterized protein LOC127807530 encodes MTLKTAKEIWDFLKKEYEGDERIKGMQKLNLIREFELQKMKESETVQEYSDKLLRIANKVRLLGGEFADSRIVQKLLVTVLERFETTISALENSKDMSIITLAELLNALQAQEQRMFIKQEGSIKGALQAKLCWKRPDVRCNKCKQLGHIAKICKSKSHQATEAQVADHQEEQLFAANYLLANCSKEMWLVDSACSNHMTSNLELFKELEDVGGMKVKIGNGDYMEVKGRGTIALEIS; translated from the exons ATGACCCTGAAGACAGCTAAAGAGATCTGGGATTTTCTCAAGAAAGAGTATGAAGGAGATGAGAGGATCAAGGGGATGCAAAAGCTGAATCTAATAAGGGAATTTGAGTTGCagaagatgaaggaatctgAGACAGTTCAAGAATACTCAGATAAACTTCTGAGAATTGCAAACAAGGTGAGATTGCTGGGAGGTGAATTTGCTGATTCAAGGATAGTGCAGAAGTTACTTGTGACAGttcttgaaaggtttgagacaACAATCTCAGCCTTGGAGAATTCAAAAGACATGTCAATCATCACTTTGGCAGAACTTTTGAATGCCTTGCAAGCACAGGAACAGAGAATGTTTATAAAGCAGGAAGGGTCAATTAAGGGAGCATTGCAGGCTAAGTT ATGTTGGAAGAGACCAGATGTTAGGTGTAACAAATGCAAGCAACTGGGACATATTGCTAAGATATGCAAAAGTAAATCTCATCAAGCTACAGAAGCTCAGGTTGCTGATCACCAGGAAGAGCAATTGTTTGCTGCAAATTATCTTTTAGCCAATTGTTCAAAGGAAATGTGGCTGGTAGACAGTGCCTGCTCCAATCATATGACCAGCAATCTAGAGTTATTTAAGGAGCTTGAAGACGTCGGGGGCATGAAGGTGAAGATAGGCAATGGAGATTACATGGAGGTCAAAGGCAGAGGAACAATTGCATTGGAAATCTCTTAA